A genomic window from Fibrobacterota bacterium includes:
- a CDS encoding alpha/beta hydrolase, protein MRTTKTLSLILSLGALAQAQTVNLTGKITNQAGKGIANAIVTLTPLGLKDTSGADGSYTLANGSSGLLPSQSAQSMNFRNGLLEINLGRSATVKVEVFDTKGARLNGNELQNTSSGIYRMDFTKMAFGTGICLIKVTVDQSTTTFRYAPMTSLIGSSNFASQGAVLARVAAATDSIKVTASGYKTKTVVATSLTSTIDVKLDTNASSDRWGGLNNEPIKSAGCGKALGVLPKSGTYKISTVSGRGEFIINIPTSYDKDKPYRLIFGNHCMGGSAIKVAGTDNGQDQTAHFYHIKTQADKENIPAIYIAMQGDGGGTWSLPNDSKFWLDVLKHVETNLCVDTTRVFVAGFSFGAMFSYVLSLEHPEKIRAVATYAPANYNMTQPTNRKIPIAYYQTTGTSDGTCPWVNNDAQKRGGKYTLLQHVEDNGCTGTPKIATGSTHVTTDFTGCKEGYPVKFSSFVGGHVTLHTDPGTSGSWIEKETWAFFKQF, encoded by the coding sequence GTGCGAACGACCAAAACACTATCCCTCATCCTCTCGTTGGGCGCTCTCGCTCAGGCGCAGACCGTCAATCTGACCGGGAAGATCACCAACCAAGCCGGCAAGGGCATCGCCAACGCGATCGTGACCCTGACCCCGCTGGGCCTGAAAGACACCTCGGGTGCCGACGGCTCGTACACGCTGGCCAATGGCAGCTCAGGCCTCCTGCCTTCGCAGAGCGCCCAATCCATGAACTTCCGCAACGGCCTGCTGGAAATCAACTTGGGCCGATCGGCCACCGTGAAGGTCGAGGTCTTCGATACCAAGGGCGCTCGCCTGAACGGCAACGAGTTGCAGAATACGTCCTCTGGCATCTACCGGATGGACTTCACGAAGATGGCCTTCGGCACCGGCATCTGCCTGATCAAGGTCACCGTAGACCAGAGCACGACCACCTTCCGCTACGCCCCCATGACGAGTCTGATCGGCTCGAGCAACTTCGCCTCGCAAGGAGCCGTCCTGGCCCGCGTGGCAGCCGCCACCGACTCCATCAAGGTGACCGCGAGCGGCTACAAGACCAAGACCGTTGTGGCCACCTCGCTCACCTCGACCATCGATGTCAAATTGGACACCAACGCATCCTCCGATCGATGGGGCGGCCTGAACAATGAGCCGATCAAGAGCGCCGGTTGCGGGAAGGCACTGGGAGTGCTCCCGAAATCCGGCACCTACAAGATCTCCACGGTTTCCGGCCGAGGAGAATTCATCATCAACATTCCGACCAGTTACGACAAAGACAAGCCCTACCGCTTGATTTTCGGCAACCATTGCATGGGTGGCAGCGCCATCAAGGTCGCGGGCACCGATAACGGACAAGATCAGACAGCCCACTTCTATCACATCAAAACGCAAGCGGACAAGGAGAACATCCCGGCCATTTATATCGCCATGCAGGGAGATGGGGGAGGTACCTGGAGTCTTCCAAATGACTCGAAATTCTGGTTGGATGTTCTGAAACATGTCGAGACCAATTTGTGCGTGGATACCACACGCGTGTTTGTCGCTGGTTTCAGTTTCGGCGCCATGTTCTCGTATGTGCTTTCCTTGGAACATCCGGAAAAAATCCGGGCCGTGGCCACCTACGCTCCGGCCAACTACAACATGACCCAGCCTACCAACAGGAAAATCCCGATCGCCTACTACCAGACAACCGGTACCTCCGATGGCACTTGCCCGTGGGTCAACAATGACGCGCAGAAAAGAGGCGGCAAGTATACCCTGTTGCAGCATGTCGAGGACAATGGGTGCACGGGTACTCCCAAGATTGCGACCGGCAGTACGCACGTCACCACTGACTTCACGGGATGCAAAGAAGGCTATCCGGTGAAATTCAGTTCCTTTGTGGGCGGGCACGTGACCTTGCACACGGATCCGGGAACAAGTGGAAGCTGGATCGAAAAAGAGACTTGGGCGTTCTTCAAGCAATTCTGA
- a CDS encoding chitobiase/beta-hexosaminidase C-terminal domain-containing protein, with the protein MIPRKARAVRCAVLGFTALTSLFSCQSVEILEESPSDAPGSHYVHFRVADSASSPDSLWYRSKLDSGSESFSVQPDGVSGLRVRLFPFLHQIGDRDSMAIHCFRLGLHTGISFVKQVNYMELSSSRMSRTGPDSLAVSMLRTFDSLRKASPEAFKDTSAAGKRAALQQAVAEFVFRGNPSTDAYKRYSPIGLDTASLNRQILTLAAKSGLTLGEVVKQWNLALDYPSARRLISALTVDSSSLNPFQQEVTLHLDTLRPGEAPVGLVGRIRGKMGIKNIEYVVENDSGIRTDRFILADFPDLKANPERVDFATHPTFVPRVNARVGTYTLRVNVLDNQGNEQSYFTPFQVAPGLDHTGPDLAILEPTSSVVRDYSDSTLLVKVDVTDPSGVKSVKIGGKEAPQVTNGIWSLTIVVPLDSVGRELEIEALDSANNPTIKKVLVRRDRKPVPTPPRLKLVAPANGTWIDFKDSTVRVAWKAETDFGTVDSVTIDGVQAKLENGAWVRELTLPANGRMSSFGARAYSSVDLVATEYVLVGRKADSAGPLVEWAEAANFQRVSYDIGHVDVSVTASDLSGVDSVHIGGSKVNPSGRYWRASVSLAGPGELTRIVVEAWDHAGNQRDTAFVVSRDQIPGQLPPSLSWRQPSKAYGTVIPFAERGYLVQCVLTDISGIDSASVKIGGQQAKPINDSVWERLVDLPPDGKPQVITLEAKNKRGISISGFVSVAREMDVEKPTITRWATTQDMSVAFDTASVEVGWTAKDNDRLAQAWIQDSLVTSDVTGYHRRVPLAITTQWLKFRAVDPAGNEVRDSVRIERRTDTVKSIAMSDTNSKLRSGTFWVKLSCATPGAAIRYTLDGSDPKSTSPIYADSIRIDTTITLKARGFAPDRIPGLASTQQYLFALAVEVGAGTTHSLVRMSDGSLWGFGDNNCSAFITSGGCGRTMMEPHPEPVKFEDDSVLQVSASANQSFWVKADGSLWAIGGVEAAGLGIGTTSGLTSPLRITGGVSKVRNIGSASFILKSDGSLWGTGNNLFGQIGAGDLEFSSMFVKVADDVVDMGGGNACGYFIKRDQSLWATGRCSALSVDSKVPVKAMDSVASIPASAGSNLIIVRTDGTVWGGGENSHGELGLGHTNPVEGLVRLNFFQGKTISKVSMGYSHVLVLDASGTVYGMGLNAHGELGPVGLGSVFAAPLNIFSGMIDLSAGSGFSLFVAKDGAVMSAGTNISGQLGRGAVTEGAGLDRVRF; encoded by the coding sequence ATGATCCCCCGCAAGGCTCGTGCTGTCAGGTGTGCGGTTCTCGGCTTCACCGCACTTACTTCACTCTTTTCTTGCCAGTCAGTTGAGATCCTGGAAGAGTCGCCTTCGGATGCGCCTGGATCCCACTACGTCCATTTTCGAGTGGCAGACAGTGCATCCAGTCCAGACAGTTTGTGGTATCGATCGAAGTTGGATTCAGGTTCGGAGTCCTTCAGCGTCCAGCCAGACGGAGTCAGCGGCCTGCGAGTTCGACTCTTCCCCTTTCTTCATCAAATTGGTGACCGGGATTCGATGGCTATCCATTGTTTCCGTCTTGGACTCCATACCGGCATCTCCTTCGTCAAGCAAGTCAATTACATGGAGCTTTCCTCCAGCCGTATGTCCAGGACGGGCCCAGATTCACTCGCTGTGAGCATGTTGCGGACCTTTGATAGCCTTCGCAAAGCCTCACCCGAAGCCTTCAAGGACACATCAGCCGCAGGCAAGCGGGCAGCTTTGCAGCAGGCAGTAGCCGAGTTCGTCTTTCGAGGCAATCCAAGTACTGACGCCTACAAACGATATTCACCCATCGGATTGGATACAGCAAGTTTGAATCGTCAAATTCTGACGTTGGCGGCGAAATCTGGTTTGACGTTGGGAGAAGTGGTAAAACAGTGGAACCTGGCCTTGGATTACCCATCCGCCCGTCGATTGATCTCTGCTCTCACAGTGGATTCATCCAGCCTGAACCCTTTCCAGCAGGAGGTCACGTTGCACCTGGACACCCTGCGTCCAGGTGAGGCTCCTGTGGGACTGGTCGGAAGGATTCGTGGAAAAATGGGTATCAAAAACATCGAGTATGTCGTTGAAAACGATTCAGGCATTCGCACGGATCGGTTTATTCTCGCTGACTTCCCGGATTTGAAAGCCAATCCAGAACGTGTCGACTTCGCGACTCACCCCACCTTCGTTCCGCGTGTCAACGCGAGGGTGGGCACCTACACCTTGCGAGTGAACGTGCTCGACAACCAGGGCAACGAACAATCCTACTTCACCCCCTTCCAAGTGGCTCCCGGTCTGGATCATACTGGACCAGATCTCGCGATCCTGGAGCCTACCAGCTCTGTGGTGCGCGATTATTCCGACTCTACTCTGCTTGTGAAGGTGGATGTGACTGACCCCAGTGGAGTGAAGTCCGTGAAGATCGGCGGTAAAGAGGCGCCACAGGTGACCAACGGAATTTGGTCTCTGACGATCGTGGTTCCGCTGGATTCGGTGGGCCGCGAACTGGAAATCGAGGCGCTCGATAGCGCGAACAATCCAACCATCAAGAAGGTTTTGGTTCGCCGTGACAGGAAGCCTGTTCCCACACCGCCGCGGCTTAAGCTGGTTGCCCCTGCCAACGGGACATGGATCGACTTCAAGGATTCCACCGTGCGGGTAGCATGGAAGGCGGAAACGGATTTTGGAACGGTCGATTCTGTGACCATCGATGGCGTGCAGGCAAAGTTGGAGAACGGCGCCTGGGTGCGCGAGCTGACTTTGCCGGCAAATGGCAGAATGTCGAGCTTCGGAGCCAGAGCCTATAGTTCCGTTGATCTGGTAGCGACAGAATATGTCTTAGTAGGTCGCAAGGCCGACAGTGCTGGGCCTCTGGTGGAGTGGGCCGAGGCTGCGAATTTTCAGCGGGTCTCTTACGACATCGGGCATGTCGACGTTTCCGTTACCGCGTCGGATTTGTCCGGTGTGGATTCCGTTCACATAGGCGGATCGAAAGTGAATCCATCGGGCAGATATTGGAGAGCCAGCGTGTCGTTGGCGGGGCCGGGCGAATTGACCAGAATCGTTGTGGAAGCATGGGATCACGCGGGAAATCAGCGGGATACAGCGTTCGTGGTTTCTCGGGACCAGATCCCAGGACAGTTGCCACCAAGCTTGAGTTGGAGGCAACCCTCCAAGGCTTACGGCACTGTGATCCCTTTCGCGGAGAGAGGATATCTTGTCCAGTGCGTTTTGACGGATATATCCGGCATCGACAGCGCCAGTGTGAAAATCGGTGGGCAACAGGCCAAGCCGATCAATGATTCGGTGTGGGAGCGATTGGTGGATCTTCCACCGGACGGAAAACCCCAAGTGATCACCCTGGAAGCCAAGAACAAAAGGGGCATATCCATCTCGGGGTTTGTTTCCGTGGCGCGTGAGATGGATGTGGAAAAGCCGACAATCACACGTTGGGCGACCACTCAGGATATGAGCGTAGCCTTTGATACCGCTTCGGTAGAGGTGGGTTGGACTGCCAAGGACAATGATCGTCTTGCCCAAGCCTGGATTCAGGATTCGTTAGTGACCTCGGACGTGACGGGATACCACCGGCGTGTTCCGCTGGCGATCACCACCCAATGGCTGAAATTTCGCGCGGTGGATCCTGCTGGCAATGAGGTCCGCGACAGCGTGAGGATCGAGCGTCGAACAGATACTGTTAAGTCAATTGCCATGTCCGATACCAACAGCAAGTTGCGCTCGGGCACATTCTGGGTGAAGCTCAGCTGCGCCACACCGGGCGCCGCCATTCGATACACTTTGGACGGATCCGATCCCAAGTCCACCTCGCCGATCTACGCTGACAGCATCAGGATCGACACAACCATCACGCTGAAGGCGCGGGGTTTTGCGCCGGATAGAATTCCGGGGCTTGCGAGTACGCAGCAGTACTTGTTCGCGCTTGCCGTCGAGGTTGGCGCCGGGACAACTCACTCCTTGGTACGGATGTCGGACGGCAGCCTTTGGGGGTTTGGTGACAATAATTGCAGTGCATTCATCACCAGCGGAGGTTGTGGTAGAACCATGATGGAGCCGCATCCAGAGCCAGTCAAATTCGAGGATGACTCTGTTTTGCAGGTTTCCGCCAGCGCGAACCAATCCTTCTGGGTCAAGGCCGATGGGAGTCTGTGGGCGATTGGTGGGGTGGAAGCGGCGGGCTTGGGGATTGGGACGACTTCGGGGTTGACTTCTCCATTACGGATCACTGGAGGTGTATCCAAAGTCAGGAATATTGGAAGTGCATCGTTCATCTTGAAGTCGGATGGCAGCCTGTGGGGGACAGGAAATAACCTGTTTGGGCAGATCGGGGCTGGTGACCTTGAGTTTTCCAGCATGTTCGTCAAAGTTGCGGACGATGTGGTGGATATGGGAGGCGGAAATGCCTGTGGATATTTCATCAAGCGAGATCAATCTCTCTGGGCCACAGGTAGATGCTCTGCTCTCAGTGTCGATTCAAAGGTTCCGGTGAAGGCGATGGATTCCGTGGCTTCAATACCTGCGTCAGCGGGATCGAATCTGATCATTGTTCGCACGGACGGTACAGTCTGGGGAGGTGGCGAAAATTCACATGGCGAGCTTGGGTTGGGGCACACAAATCCGGTAGAAGGTTTGGTCAGATTGAATTTCTTCCAGGGCAAGACCATATCGAAGGTGTCCATGGGATACAGTCATGTTCTGGTGTTAGATGCCAGCGGTACGGTTTACGGAATGGGACTGAATGCACATGGAGAGCTCGGTCCTGTGGGGCTTGGATCGGTGTTTGCCGCTCCATTGAACATTTTTTCCGGAATGATCGATCTTTCCGCTGGCTCTGGATTTTCCTTGTTCGTGGCAAAAGATGGGGCGGTGATGTCCGCTGGAACCAACATCTCCGGTCAGCTTGGAAGAGGGGCTGTGACGGAAGGTGCAGGACTTGATCGAGTTCGGTTTTAA
- a CDS encoding bifunctional 4-hydroxy-2-oxoglutarate aldolase/2-dehydro-3-deoxy-phosphogluconate aldolase, with amino-acid sequence MSHGSAIQSFRETLQRDRVVGILRGAPDASLPAVAEAVRRAGLTFLEVTLNTPGACEQIRVLSKLLDGSCQIGAGTVLDPTSASEAVDAGAKFLVSPGFFPALQSWANDRSIPTLPGALTPTEIWNAWSAGAALVKVFPARTAGGPGYFKELRGPFGQVGLLACGGVCADNAAEYIRSGANALAFGGSIFAATRLRDLEVEAMATDIQTLLQAARNPPPKD; translated from the coding sequence ATGAGCCACGGATCCGCCATCCAGTCCTTCCGCGAAACCTTGCAGCGGGACCGGGTGGTCGGGATCCTGCGCGGAGCCCCCGATGCATCTCTTCCGGCCGTGGCCGAAGCGGTGCGTCGAGCCGGGCTCACCTTCCTGGAAGTCACACTCAACACCCCTGGCGCATGCGAGCAGATCCGCGTGCTGTCCAAACTGTTGGACGGATCTTGTCAGATCGGCGCCGGGACCGTTCTCGATCCCACCTCCGCCTCGGAGGCGGTCGATGCCGGTGCGAAGTTCCTGGTGAGTCCGGGATTCTTCCCCGCCCTGCAATCTTGGGCCAACGATCGTTCCATCCCCACCCTCCCCGGCGCCCTCACCCCCACCGAGATCTGGAACGCCTGGAGCGCCGGTGCGGCCCTGGTGAAGGTGTTCCCTGCCCGAACTGCGGGTGGCCCGGGTTACTTCAAGGAACTGCGCGGGCCCTTCGGCCAAGTGGGACTCCTCGCCTGCGGTGGAGTTTGTGCCGACAACGCCGCCGAATACATCCGATCCGGAGCCAACGCCCTGGCCTTTGGAGGATCGATCTTCGCCGCCACTCGGCTTCGGGATCTGGAAGTAGAGGCCATGGCCACGGACATCCAAACCTTGCTCCAGGCCGCCCGAAACCCTCCTCCCAAAGACTGA
- a CDS encoding aldolase catalytic domain-containing protein, producing the protein MYRESIKVLDCTIRDGGLVNKHQFSHEFVKRSYEGVSKAGVDYFEIGYINSPNLFSTSEYGPWKFCAQADIRKVTDGVENGAKISVMADVGRVEMDALLPAEQSAYHMVRVASYIKGVDKAIALANRFHDLGYETCINLMALSRDQGPEMDEAFAQVEKESHAKAIYLVDSFGSMYQEDIEKLVARARQHIKTKELGFHGHNNQQLAFSNTIEAIIHGVNYLDATIYGMGRAAGNCTLELLLGFLKNPKFDVRPVLDLIAGDYLELRKTMEWGYIIPHMIAGQLNQHPQDALDMRKTEARDAYRTFYERLVSSGMD; encoded by the coding sequence ATGTACAGGGAAAGCATCAAGGTCCTCGACTGCACCATCCGCGATGGTGGCCTGGTCAACAAGCACCAGTTTTCGCACGAATTCGTCAAGCGTTCCTACGAGGGCGTCTCGAAGGCCGGCGTGGATTATTTCGAGATCGGCTATATCAACTCGCCGAACCTGTTTTCCACTTCCGAATACGGGCCTTGGAAGTTCTGCGCCCAGGCAGACATCCGCAAGGTGACCGACGGTGTGGAAAATGGTGCGAAAATTTCCGTCATGGCCGACGTGGGCCGCGTGGAAATGGACGCCTTGCTTCCCGCCGAGCAATCCGCCTACCACATGGTGCGCGTGGCCAGCTACATCAAGGGCGTGGACAAGGCCATCGCCCTGGCCAACCGCTTCCACGATCTGGGCTACGAGACGTGCATCAATCTGATGGCCCTCTCCCGCGACCAAGGTCCGGAAATGGACGAGGCCTTCGCGCAGGTGGAAAAGGAAAGCCACGCCAAGGCGATCTATCTGGTGGACAGCTTCGGATCCATGTACCAGGAAGACATCGAGAAGCTCGTGGCCCGCGCGCGCCAGCACATCAAGACCAAAGAACTCGGCTTCCATGGCCACAACAACCAGCAGTTGGCGTTCTCCAACACCATCGAGGCGATCATCCACGGCGTCAACTACCTGGATGCCACCATCTACGGCATGGGCCGTGCTGCCGGAAATTGCACGCTGGAGTTGCTGCTCGGCTTCCTGAAGAATCCGAAGTTCGACGTCCGTCCCGTGCTGGACTTGATCGCCGGCGACTACCTGGAACTGCGCAAGACCATGGAATGGGGATACATCATCCCCCACATGATCGCAGGCCAACTCAACCAGCACCCGCAGGATGCGTTGGACATGCGCAAGACCGAGGCCCGCGACGCCTACCGCACCTTCTACGAACGGCTCGTGTCGTCGGGAATGGATTGA
- a CDS encoding molecular chaperone HscC: MAVVGIDLGTTNSLVTAWHDGKVVPIPNALGDHLTPSVVSLDRDGSILVGRAARDRLVTHPRETVATFKRAMGTTQQFHLGRQKFRAEDLSALVLRSLKADAEAFLGEKVTEAVVSVPAYFNELQRKATKAAAQIAGLHVERLINEPTAAAVAYGVGQIEHDGTFLVLDLGGGTFDVSILELFERTLEVHASAGDIRLGGEDFRWRMAEACMRENDLAWESLDNQQRALVMNAAESAKNQLSDTEAALMEFRIGTRDVAWPIARTQYEELCDNLVERLRLPVERAMRDAKMDFGRIDQILMVGGATRMPMVRRLATRLFGRAPRVDLDPDRVVAIGAGVQAMLKTSESAFHDVVLTDVCPWTLGIDVRSGTPDGELVFSPIIERNSTVPISRSKSYSPVEDFQTKVKIKVYQGESRNLENNVFLGELTVSLPSLPADQNSFDVRFTYDINGILEVLVTHDRTKRESRLVLERNPGTLTPKEIEDRLAALAPLKLHPREDQEVRALLALADRLFEERLGTEREQLERRIAAFRAVLDRQDPVECHQARVAFKDFLEGLGRWER, from the coding sequence ATGGCCGTCGTCGGCATCGATCTTGGCACCACCAATAGTCTGGTCACCGCTTGGCACGATGGCAAAGTGGTGCCCATCCCCAACGCCTTGGGTGATCATCTCACTCCCTCCGTGGTCAGCCTGGATCGCGATGGCAGCATTTTGGTGGGGCGTGCGGCGCGAGATCGGCTGGTGACGCATCCGCGTGAAACGGTGGCCACCTTCAAGCGTGCGATGGGGACCACCCAGCAATTTCATCTGGGACGCCAGAAGTTCCGTGCGGAAGATCTTTCCGCCTTGGTGCTGCGCTCGCTGAAGGCCGATGCCGAGGCATTTCTGGGCGAAAAGGTCACGGAAGCCGTGGTGAGCGTTCCGGCCTATTTCAATGAGCTGCAGCGCAAGGCCACCAAGGCGGCCGCGCAAATCGCGGGACTGCACGTGGAACGCCTGATCAACGAACCCACGGCGGCCGCTGTGGCCTACGGTGTAGGCCAGATCGAACACGACGGCACCTTCCTGGTTTTGGATTTGGGGGGCGGAACCTTCGACGTGTCCATCTTGGAGCTCTTCGAACGGACCTTGGAGGTGCATGCCAGCGCCGGCGATATTCGCTTGGGCGGGGAAGATTTCCGGTGGCGGATGGCGGAAGCCTGCATGCGCGAAAACGACTTGGCGTGGGAATCGTTGGACAACCAGCAACGGGCGCTGGTGATGAATGCGGCCGAGTCCGCCAAGAACCAGCTCTCGGATACGGAAGCGGCTTTGATGGAATTTCGGATCGGGACCCGGGATGTGGCCTGGCCGATCGCACGTACCCAGTACGAGGAACTCTGCGACAATCTGGTTGAACGCTTGCGTTTGCCGGTGGAGAGGGCCATGCGCGATGCCAAGATGGATTTCGGACGCATCGACCAGATTCTGATGGTGGGAGGCGCAACCCGGATGCCCATGGTGCGCCGGCTTGCCACGCGCCTGTTCGGGCGGGCACCGCGCGTGGACCTGGATCCGGATCGGGTGGTGGCCATCGGAGCGGGTGTGCAAGCCATGCTCAAGACCTCCGAGAGCGCCTTCCACGATGTGGTGCTCACGGATGTGTGTCCATGGACGTTGGGGATCGATGTGAGAAGTGGTACCCCCGATGGCGAGCTGGTGTTCTCGCCCATCATCGAACGCAACAGCACCGTGCCCATCAGTCGCAGCAAGAGCTATTCTCCGGTGGAGGATTTCCAGACCAAGGTGAAGATCAAGGTGTATCAAGGGGAAAGCCGAAATCTGGAAAACAACGTGTTTTTGGGAGAACTCACTGTCTCTCTGCCTTCTCTTCCTGCCGACCAAAACAGTTTCGACGTCCGGTTTACCTACGACATCAACGGGATCCTCGAGGTGCTGGTGACCCACGACCGAACCAAGCGGGAATCCAGACTGGTTTTGGAACGGAACCCCGGCACGCTCACGCCCAAGGAAATCGAAGATCGACTCGCCGCCTTGGCGCCGTTGAAGCTCCACCCCCGCGAAGATCAGGAGGTGAGGGCACTTCTTGCATTGGCGGATCGCCTGTTCGAAGAACGGCTGGGAACGGAACGTGAACAGTTGGAGCGAAGGATCGCCGCGTTCCGTGCCGTACTGGATCGTCAAGATCCGGTCGAATGCCATCAGGCGAGGGTTGCGTTCAAGGACTTTCTCGAAGGGTTGGGCAGATGGGAGCGTTGA
- a CDS encoding J domain-containing protein codes for MNDWELLGIAATTDRTELKRAYNRKLREHPPEKDPVGFMRLRAAYERLQEAFDRSERVSGAYDDRFEARDGEDADGDDESSSEGDNFRHDSTLPPEWNIQDSPVSEPESTGPRGKPWSRLPPWENGSIPGRDRSGGRNFTDRPFADPTSPPEGGDRRRPFTGRPDGSGGPPGSLPPVPPANRWFSPGSAKDVTFPGDQEVNPLWLAFRELWSSRRDDPEHEAWKDLIDLLEMDRTLRVLFSRRLARFFEECFATKKWHDASRVLLWRLAVVLRWDRESSETEEIVGCSIASALDAWRLAAAVDSLSRRFRMLAKELGWNPCEPWDDFFALVESDSRLRQAFEPVGRELMRQQVRMDFSSSNPGWIEIKFDEMAKLNASSPKEQQPVIPPRPPAHVGPVPLENLQTQDRAMLWGLALIGLAILAFLAYQIGKRILGG; via the coding sequence ATGAACGATTGGGAATTGCTGGGCATCGCGGCGACCACCGACCGCACGGAACTCAAGCGGGCCTACAATCGCAAGCTTCGCGAACACCCGCCGGAAAAGGATCCAGTGGGATTCATGAGATTGCGTGCGGCGTACGAGCGGTTGCAAGAAGCATTCGATCGCAGCGAAAGGGTCTCCGGCGCCTACGACGATCGCTTCGAAGCACGTGATGGGGAAGATGCGGACGGAGACGACGAATCCTCTTCGGAGGGGGACAATTTCCGGCACGATTCCACTCTCCCTCCGGAATGGAACATCCAGGATTCCCCGGTGTCCGAACCGGAAAGTACGGGGCCTCGGGGCAAACCATGGAGCCGTTTGCCACCATGGGAGAACGGCTCGATTCCGGGACGGGATCGATCGGGCGGCAGGAATTTCACCGACCGTCCCTTTGCGGATCCAACCTCCCCGCCGGAGGGGGGCGATCGACGTCGCCCGTTCACTGGCCGGCCGGATGGATCGGGTGGTCCTCCCGGATCCCTGCCACCTGTTCCCCCTGCGAATCGATGGTTTTCTCCGGGGTCGGCGAAGGATGTGACATTTCCTGGCGACCAGGAGGTCAATCCCCTTTGGCTGGCGTTCCGGGAGCTGTGGAGCTCCCGACGCGACGACCCCGAGCACGAGGCATGGAAGGACCTGATCGATCTGCTGGAGATGGATCGCACCTTGCGTGTTTTGTTCAGCCGACGATTGGCCAGATTTTTCGAGGAGTGTTTCGCCACCAAAAAATGGCACGATGCCTCCCGGGTTCTGCTTTGGCGTTTGGCGGTTGTCCTGCGATGGGACCGCGAATCCTCCGAAACCGAAGAAATCGTCGGGTGTTCGATCGCTTCCGCCCTGGATGCATGGCGACTTGCCGCCGCGGTGGATTCGCTTTCACGGCGGTTTCGGATGCTGGCGAAGGAGTTGGGTTGGAATCCGTGCGAGCCGTGGGACGATTTCTTCGCATTGGTCGAATCGGACTCCCGATTGCGGCAGGCCTTCGAGCCGGTTGGTCGCGAATTGATGCGCCAGCAGGTGCGGATGGATTTTTCCAGCAGCAACCCAGGGTGGATCGAGATCAAGTTCGATGAAATGGCCAAGCTGAACGCCTCGAGTCCCAAGGAGCAGCAGCCAGTGATCCCACCAAGGCCACCAGCCCACGTAGGCCCGGTTCCATTGGAGAACTTGCAGACCCAGGATCGAGCCATGCTGTGGGGCTTGGCCCTCATCGGATTGGCGATTCTCGCCTTCCTAGCCTACCAGATCGGCAAGCGGATCCTGGGCGGCTAG
- a CDS encoding non-canonical purine NTP pyrophosphatase, with product MSTSPRILALATGNAHKLQEFSEILAPTGWEVKSLKVWLPSIPEPEETEPDFSGNALLKARFALAKLREAGVVNLPDALAADDSGLSVDALGGAPGVVSARYAELAGTGSGDAANRAELIRNLSGNGGSNDRFDGAFVCAIAFLEPSSGRFLTVQGKCQGQVGLVERGEGGFGYDSLFHPRLPDGSIAEATFAQMPSEAKHGLSHRGNALQKLLAALSEA from the coding sequence ATGTCCACATCGCCTCGAATTCTCGCCCTGGCCACCGGAAACGCCCACAAGCTTCAGGAATTTTCCGAAATCCTCGCGCCCACCGGGTGGGAGGTCAAAAGCCTCAAGGTCTGGCTGCCCTCCATCCCCGAGCCGGAGGAGACCGAGCCCGACTTTTCCGGCAACGCCCTTCTAAAGGCGAGGTTCGCCCTGGCGAAGTTGCGCGAGGCGGGAGTCGTGAATCTGCCCGATGCCCTGGCCGCCGACGATTCCGGCCTTTCGGTGGACGCCTTGGGGGGCGCTCCGGGCGTGGTCTCCGCCCGCTATGCGGAACTGGCCGGTACCGGATCGGGCGATGCGGCCAATCGCGCGGAATTGATCCGGAATCTGTCCGGCAATGGGGGATCGAACGATCGGTTCGATGGGGCCTTCGTCTGCGCGATCGCCTTCCTGGAGCCATCCTCCGGACGATTTCTGACTGTCCAGGGAAAGTGCCAGGGCCAGGTGGGCCTGGTGGAGCGGGGCGAAGGGGGATTCGGCTACGACAGCCTTTTCCATCCCCGGCTGCCCGATGGATCCATCGCCGAGGCGACCTTCGCGCAGATGCCGTCGGAGGCCAAGCACGGCCTGAGCCATCGCGGAAACGCCCTGCAGAAACTTCTGGCGGCGCTTTCCGAGGCGTGA
- a CDS encoding DUF3147 family protein, with amino-acid sequence MNVFVKYLLTAGVVVVVSEAAKRNDRLGGFIGALPIMTVLTLTWLYLEKQPAEKISNHAWYTFWYVLPSLPMFVLFPYMNARIGFWGSLGVSAVVTLVSFFLLAKIVARFGVHLL; translated from the coding sequence ATGAACGTGTTCGTGAAATACCTGCTCACGGCGGGAGTCGTGGTGGTGGTCTCGGAAGCGGCCAAGCGAAACGACCGCTTGGGCGGGTTCATCGGTGCCTTGCCCATCATGACCGTACTGACCCTCACCTGGCTGTATCTGGAAAAGCAGCCCGCGGAAAAGATCTCCAACCACGCCTGGTACACGTTCTGGTACGTGCTGCCGTCGTTGCCGATGTTCGTGCTGTTCCCCTACATGAACGCGCGGATCGGATTCTGGGGCTCGTTGGGGGTGTCGGCGGTGGTCACGCTGGTTTCCTTCTTCCTGCTGGCCAAGATCGTGGCGCGCTTCGGGGTGCATCTGCTGTGA